The Ptychodera flava strain L36383 chromosome 16, AS_Pfla_20210202, whole genome shotgun sequence region CGCTTTAATGGTTTATAATTCATATACTAGTAACATCGCAATACGCAATGAATGATTCGTAGAGGTGCAAGGTTACAATGGCGGTAATTGTGAAGATTACATTGGTCCAATCATTTCAAAGACttaacgaaaaaaaaaacattgactaAAGTCAAGAGATTCGTTGGTGCATAGGGTTTCTCCAATCAAACGGGCACTGAACGCAAAGCCAACATGGCCGAACATCTCAGTCTAGGGCTGTTCTAGGGCAGTTTTATCCTCACCTGCAAATTTGGGAATGGTATGGGGATAGGCATAGTGTGCGGACAAGTCAAAGTaatgcttaaccctttgagcgccaaagtcaattcttgtcacctttagaaaatatactccagtcaattttttttaatgttttgtcaaaattttgataacaaactgtagccattgaatgtaatgtccattttgtccaaaattatcacaaaatttcagaaaaatttataaaaatgtggcagtaaaattttggtgggaaaaattacagcactcaaagggttaattagaAAACTAATAGTTGCATTTATCTTTCGAACAATGGACTGACATATAGGGAAAGGCAAAGATATAGAGAGGGCAGACGAATGAGGACACTTTTTGTAAGATGGACAAAGAGACTGGTCGCAGGCTGTGGAATAAACCACTTTAATGACCAGCGGAGTTATGACTCTTCTTGCAATTTAGAATAGTTAATCAACGTGGAGAATGGTGGTATATGTCCATTATGGCAACCATTAAGGAGATTTGCGAGGATCTGTCCTTTTCATCTGCTGACAAAAGTATAAAACGATTGCTTTCGGGTACAAGGACAAGGTCTACAAATTCAAGGTAGAAAAAAACGATGCAGGATGATTGATAGCGAATTACAGGGATATTTATTTAATTGCATCATGGCAGAGGATCtgattaaagccccaatagctgctaattttatgcattattttcatgattttatattcaaaccaaagttggctCATTTAAATGTGCTTACTGAAGGACGTGTATCGAAGTATTACTGTTCGCAGATTTGGATCACGCTTACatgttttaacaggctgaataataaacgggtgccgcaccaataaaatggcgccctcatgggaaaatacaaaaaacagtatttactgcatatacacatcgtgatcataccagaaacaagcatgataccatttacttgaatgcacaacacacgatgatcaacattttgttgttgtaatctttattttttctgtcgtatgattagtttttgaaaatagcggaaaatctaaaatgatgttaaaatgtttgaatttacatgccactttcgacacttatgacagtgttatacactttttcagtctttaatgggtcttctTCAAAGAAtgctcttggaaaactgaggatattttgagatcggttaattaaacatttgcagctattggggctttaataatTCGTTGTTGTGTTTGGAATGAGTGAAGCACGAACTATGGGTGGTTTTATACCAGGGTTGAAGGACTGCCAACGCTCGGATGACTGACATTCTGTGTTTAATAATGTTGCAGAAACTGTGTTCAAAGGATGCCTGTTATCGTTTGACAAAGAGATAAAGAAAAGTGACCAGAACCTAGAATAATGTCGTCATTGTCAAATTCATTGATGCAATGACTGTGCTGAAAGTGTCACACACATATGTAAAGCAATGACTAAAAGAGGCATAAGCTTTACCACAAAAACTGATTGACTTGACAAAAGTTCAAAGTTCTTGTGTTCGCTCACTTTGATCTCATTGGTCTGATTTTTAATGGTATTATTCATACTGTATACACTGACTACAATTTAATAATATCATCAAACATTGTGTAATTAAGTACAAGTACTGGTTTCATGTTATCAGGAATTCAAGtgaattacaagatgtgtaggTACTTttagtttaaaggtatactgtcacctgttccaattttgccagttgccatgaaaagagaaaatctaaccaatcacagattttaagcagatggctgctttttaaaaacagcgcgcTAACAtaagcattttgaataccaaggaacgcccctttgaccatatatgggcatatttagattacaggtgactgtatacctttaacacaaCTTAGTCTAATTCAAAGATAAAACAATGGTGGTCACCTAAACATTAGAAAAAATACTTTATGCTGGGACAGTAAAGTAAAAACACTCCATAAATCAGAGAAAAGGATGGCAAAAATTCAAGAAACATCAATAAAGAAAACcattttcagaaaaacattCATGAATTACATCATTTTCAGGATTTCTCGGAAATATTCTTGACAAAAACGTTTAATACAGCATCCCTCAAATTCATAAGATCTTCCTTGGTACTGTAGATATTTACAGACACCCTACAAAACATTTGACCTTGAATTTCAACTGGTGCACAGTGGACATGGTGTTTGAGGTAAATTTCAGCCAAGAGATCTTCGGCCCATTGGTCGATAACGTCATACTTTTTTGGGCAGTTTGGTAGCCTCACCATTCTCATATTGGGAGCCCTCATGTCAGCTGGAACAGGCAGTGGTTCAGTTCCCCATGCTTCTGCCAGCATCGGAATACCCCATTCCAGAAGAGAATTTGTGTACTTGTGTACTGCACCCTGTAAAGAGAACCATCATATATAATATCAACAGGATATATATCTTTGCAACACTGTAACTTTgaactgtaaattaaatgttacAAACTATCAGGCATTTACTGTAGGTAAGCGGACAAGTAGGACGCAGTTTAAAGAATTTAAcagtacagtttgccagtaaaactctgAGGCCTAACTGGACAGCTTTTAATAAAAGAACTCTCCAATTTAccagtaaatcggacacttttaaacaaaagaacttgtaaataggacacttttaaacaaaagaaagccaggtggtaattataaaatattcggttatggaaatttgAAAGCATCGTTAGAATAATGGGCATAAGGCAGAGAGTGGTATAACTTTAATTAATTGGTCATTGGTTTCCACACCGGTGTATAGTAGTCCTATGTTTAAATTCTGACAGGCATTTCTGATTTTGAACTTTCATTATATACTTGAACAAGAAAGATTAATATTCCACTATGGAAACACAGCCTTAATCCATCCTCATAGCAAAGATTTTGACATCACATTTAACCTGCAACAGTTTGGtttattttcccaaaaattttacgctgtaacttttaatgacttttttcattacttttgtttttaatgtcaaccaaaGTGTTTTGTTTGTACTCCCAAAAGGAAGTTGGAACACCAActctttagcttgtcaacacagcgtttTGTCATGTAAAATGCGTGGCactgtatatttttaaattgtaGTCAAGACCAAAATTACTGTTTGTCAGCATAtatatgtacaggctgagttgacaaactaTATACTgtttatctcaacatgcttgAGGGAGTGGAAGAAGAaagtagttgacattaaaaacaaaaatagtctgAAAATCATCCAAATTACAGCTGCTGGCTCTGGATTGGGAAATGGTGAATGGTGTGGACAGTAGTTTTGTAGTGCTGAAGGAAATTTTATCACCATAATAGAGCTAGCTCTATATGATCAGTGAACTGGAACATTCACTGATTAAAGCATTGGCACCTATCACTGCAAACTACTGGATATTCCAGAAATTTCAgtacagtgtttttgtgaaGGTAAATGTCACTGAGGTTCCCCAGTTATGTTATGGGGGTCTCCCCTTGGTATATATATGCAGTCAGACAAGGGACAACAGAAATGTTACCGGGATTCCCGaatcatttaccaatttttCCCAACCTCTGCAAAAAAACACTGCAAGGTCTCACCATTCCTCCTATGTCTTTGTAAAACTTGATTGCAGCCGGTGCAGATAGGTAAGTGCTGTTGTCCTGAGTTCCCTGTTGAAAGAATTGTTTTTGCATAGACTGCTTGAAGTTGTGGGAAGTGACCAGGGGTTTGATGATGTTGTGGTGTTTTGGATTGATCCATAGAAATGCAGCACCTCTAGGCGTGTACACCCACTTATGTAAGTTTCCTGCGATTAACAAGAACAAGACAAGATAATGTACCAGTGCAcatcagtgaaagaaaattttcatgcTCAGTGTAGACAGGAGGCATATTTATGGTACTGATTTTAGACCCAAGTACCTAGCTTCCAACTTTTCTCACTGCAAATCCTAAACAGACACCAGATGTGATTTCTGAATACACATTAACACATGtatggagaaaagtaaaatcTTCATCGAACTTGAAATATTTATGAGTATATATATCTTTCACatcaatatttaagtaaaactgtttaaatattttatgattaCTGCCACAGTTGAGGTACCGGTACAAGTTTGACACAAGTTCAGCCAATAGGACATAGTTCCATGGACTTTTCATGAACATTAATGTCTTTCACTTGTAACTTTAAATGTTGTCCATTGGTCCTATATTCAATGTGTAGAAATCCCATGGCAATcgtaattaaccctttgagcggcAAAGTCTGCTTTTGTCCCTTTATAagataaaccccagtcaatttttttcatatttttgccaaaacttGAGAACAAAttgtggccaatgaaatgtgatttccatttggtacaaaattaaaaaaaatcacagaaaaatttataaaaattggtaaaatgttgcactaaaattttggcgggaaaaaattacagcgctcaaagagTTATGAAACAGCTATTCTCAAGTCCTTGGTATGCAGTGAGAGTGCAAACACCATTATGGGATcaaatttgttctcacactctgtacGATATATCACATGAGTGAAGTGCATTTTCCTTTGACAATGACATAAGCACTCCATGTGCCATTTGCAAATATTGAATGGAcctgagaaaaataatcccacattGGACCCAACGGGCTGAGATGGAACATTTCACAAGCGTTAAATCGGGGAAATTGCCATATCTCACTCATGAGACAAAAATTCCCAGACttgtgtgagacattccatctcaGCCCCTAGGGCAGGGTGTGGAATTATATTATTCAAATAGTATTCCCTGAAGGAATCCCTTGGGATATTTCTAAGGGTATACCACCATACCTGTATAGTAGTCAGGCTGTAGTTCCTCAATGTTCAACGCAATCTGACCCGGAGCGTGTGCACCATCTATGAACGTCTGTACCCCAAATTCACGGCACAACTCAATCAGTTCTTGATTGGTATGACCAATGCAGTGGAACTGGTGATATGATCTATGATGGCTATCTTTATGGAGGACTCTGATGACAAAATATCCCTGTAGTTTTGAATGAACTCGTCTTTGCTGTTGATTGGAAATGTGATGTTCAAGGTCAACACATTGGCTGTTGGCGCATTAAACAAGAAAGATGAAGATTTCATTAGACcaaaagatatttttcataGTAAGTGTTTTCAGATACAGTATTTGCTATACTTCAACATATTTAGGTAATATATATATGACACCCTTACTGAACATATTTCACATGAAAAGGAATTCAGATATGTCAGTAATTCGTGATTTAGAAAATGACCTGAAGGTAAgctgatgtacatgtaaacaatCAAGCAGGCACAGCAAGTCAAAAGTCATGAGAAAAGCAGTAAACAGGAAACGGGGACCACGACTGGAATGAAACTTGCAAACAGGTGCCTCTAGGGAAATATAACGAATCCATGTAGGTGACAAACTAAAAGTCAACAGAGTTGCTGTGCTTTGGAAATGTTGGCTTTCTAGGCAGAACCAGCATAGCTGCATCTTGAAGCAGTGCAAGCCTTGTGAGGCATTTAAAAAGTACCCAGATTAAAACAGAATTACATGTTCGAACGACCCTTGAGAAAACTTGAAGTTAAAGTGTAAGGCCAACAACTTCATTTGTAATCGTGTGAAAATGC contains the following coding sequences:
- the LOC139113980 gene encoding uncharacterized protein encodes the protein MFMKSPWNYVLLAELVSNLYRYLNCGRNLHKWVYTPRGAAFLWINPKHHNIIKPLVTSHNFKQSMQKQFFQQGTQDNSTYLSAPAAIKFYKDIGGMGAVHKYTNSLLEWGIPMLAEAWGTEPLPVPADMRAPNMRMVRLPNCPKKYDVIDQWAEDLLAEIYLKHHVHCAPVEIQGQMFCRVSVNIYSTKEDLMNLRDAVLNVFVKNISEKS